One window of Quercus robur chromosome 12, dhQueRobu3.1, whole genome shotgun sequence genomic DNA carries:
- the LOC126709883 gene encoding histone-lysine N-methyltransferase EZA1 isoform X1 has product MVSKASDSATKLRKSSGEQSSEALGSLPSKINQLKKKIEEDRIDSIKEKIEKNRRKLESHVAQIVLATSRKDVSLLENGVDKMLSSRTERPLYMFNGFAHGVGDKDYINGHEVVLSTNTKLPYVEKLPPYTTWIFLDRNQRMAEDQSVVGRRRIYYDQHGGEALVCSDSEDDTQEPEEEKHEFCEGEDRILMMALKEHGQGEEVVNIVSQFIGGTTLEIQERFDTLKKYQEKHDQNSKDFGESDRAMCLDKSLNAALDSFDNLFCRRCMLFDCRLHGCSQPLIYPSEKQSCWSEHEEDRTPCSAQCYLLFRAIKDLPEGSAINALQRTESTTSELRVGTPVSSNAEETGARDGTKIIQDERCTSEKVMRVTAEAVCSSEAAALISDTSVTAIDNQSVGKRKVMKHTDTALHDSTLVSDDFQGSNKKQKKLSALDVVIATSEVTPALDHTSSEQSESQTTPNNSLKEPGEHNSIKFVTSGGASFDRSEDIVRDEPKDTRKAPQLEYSSDSIVRSAEGLGGSEWKPIEKELYLKGIDMFGRNSCLIARNLLSGLKTCIEVSKYMHDWGASMPHGSITAPSSFMEDNTKADMEYTDPDIPARSRLLRRRGKTRKLKYSWKSAGHPSIWKRIADGKNQSCKQYTPCGCQSMCGKQCSCLHNGTCCEKYCGCSKSCKNRFRGCHCAKSQCRSRQCPCFAAGRECDPDVCRNCWVSCGDGSLGEPAKRGDGQCGNMRLLLRQQQRILLAKSDVAGWGAFLKNAVNKNDYLGEYTGELISHREADKRGKIYDRANSSFLFDLNDQFVLDAYRKGDKLKFANHSSNPNCYAKVMLVAGDHRVGIFAKEHIEASEELFYDYRYGPDQAPAWARKPEGSKRDESSVSQGRAKKYQSH; this is encoded by the exons ATGGTGTCCAAAGCGAGCGACTCTGCCACCAAACTCAGa AAATCAAGTGGTGAACAGTCAAGTGAAGCTCTTGGATCCTTGCCTTCTAAGATAAATCAGCtaaagaagaaaattgaagagGACCGAATTGATTCAATTAAA gaaaaaattgagaagaatcGAAGGAAGCTAGAAAGTCATGTTGCTCAGATCGTATTAGCAACATCAAGAAAAGATGTTTCACTTTTGGAGAATGGGGTTGATAAAATGCTTTCTTCAAGAACCGAACGCCCTCTCTATATGTTTAATGGATTTGCACATGGAGTGGGAGATAAGGACTATATTAACGGTCATGAAGTGGTATTATCAACAAATACCAAGCTTCCATATGTTGAGAAGTTACCACCTTATACAACTTGGATATTTTTGGACAG AAATCAGAGAATGGCTGAAGACCAGTCAGTGGTTGGGAGAAGACGTATCTACTATGATCAACATGGTGGCGAAGCACTGGTTTGTAGTGACAGTGAGGATGACACTCAAGAACCTGAGGAAGAGAAGCATGAATTTTGTGAGGGTGAAGATCGTATTCTGAT GATGGCTTTGAAGGAGCATGGGCAAGGTGAGGAAGTAGTGAACATTGTGAGCCAGTTTATTGGAGGCACCACTTTGGAAATCCAG GAACGGTTTGACACACTCAAGAAGTATCAAGAGAAACATGACCAAAACTCCAAAGACTTTGGGGAATCTGATAGGGCCATGTGTTTGGACAAGAGCCTTAATGCTGCTTTAGATTCTTTTGATAACCTTTTCTGTCGTCGCTGTATG CTATTTGACTGCAGGCTGCATGGCTGTTCTCAACCTTTAATCTATCCT AGTGAAAAACAGTCATGCTGGTCTGAACATGAAGAAGACAGGACACCTTGCAGTGCTCAGTGTTACCTTCTG TTTAGAGCTATCAAAGACTTGCCAGAAGGTTCGGCTATTAATGCATTGCAGAGGACTGAAAGTACAACTTCAGAACTGAGGGTTGGGACTCCTGTGTCCTCTAATGCTGAAGAAACAGGTGCTCGTGATGGCACAAAAATTATTCAGGATGAAAGATGTACTTCTGAAAAAGTAATGCGTGTTACTGCTGAAGCTGTTTGTAGTTCAGAAGCTGCTGCTTTGATTTCAGATACGTCTGTCACAGCAATAGACAACCAGAGTGTGGGAAAGCGCAAGGTCATGAAGCATACAGACACCGCACTACATGACTCAACATTGGTTTCTGATGATTTCCAGGGTTCCAATAAGAAACAGAAGAAATTATCAGCTTTGGATGTAGTAATTGCAACTAGTGAAGTTACTCCAGCTCTGGATCACACTTCAAGCGAACAAAGTGAAAGTCAAACAACCCCCAATAACTCTCTAAAAGAACCTGGTGAACATAATTCAATCAAATTTGTTACTTCTGGTGGTGCTTCCTTTGATAGGTCAGAGGACATTGTCAGAGATGAACCAAAAGACACCAGAAAAGCTCCTCAACTAGAATATTCATCCGATTCCATTGTGAGAAGCGCTGAAGGATTAGGTGGCTCTGAGTGGAAACCTATTGAGAAAGAACTGTATTTAAAGGGTATAGATATGTTTGGGAGAAACAG TTGCCTCATAGCCAGAAACTTACTTTCTGGCTTAAAAACTTGCATAGAGGTATCCAAATATATGCATGATTGGGGAGCTTCAATGCCTCACGGATCCATCACTGCACCAAGTTCATTTATGGAAGACAACACGAAAGCTGATATGGAATATACT GACCCAGATATTCCAGCAAGGTCGCGGCTGCTTCGTAGAAGGGGCAAGACACGGAAGCTTAAATATTCTTGGAAATCTGCTGGCCACCCATCAATTTGGAAAAGAATTGCCGATGGAAAAAACCAATCTTGTAAGCAATATACCCCGTGTGGATGCCAGTCTATGTGTGGAAAGCAATGCTCTTGTCTACATAATGGAACTTgctgtgaaaaatattgtgg GTGCTCAAAGAGCTGCAAAAATCGGTTCAGGGGATGTCACTGTGCAAAGAGTCAGTGCAGAAGTCGGCAATGCCCATGCTTTGCTGCTGGACGCGAATGTGACCCAGATGTTTGCCGAAATTGCTGGGTTAG TTGTGGAGATGGTTCATTAGGTGAGCCAGCCAAGCGAGGAGATGGCCAATGTGGAAATATGAGGCTCCTTCTAAGGCAACAGCAAAGA ATACTCTTGGCAAAGTCTGATGTTGCTGGATGGGGTGCATTTTTGAAG AATGCTGTGAACAAAAATGATTATCTTGGAGAGTATACTGGTGAATTGATCTCCCATAGAGAAGCAGATAAGCGGGGGAAAATCTATGATCGTGCAAATTCATCATTTCTTTTCGACTTAAATGATCAA TTTGTCCTTGATGCTTACCGCAAAGGAGACAAGCTGAAATTTGCAAACCATTCATCAAACCCTAATTGCTATGCAAAG GTAATGTTGGTCGCGGGAGATCATCGAGTAGGCATTTTTGCGAAGGAGCATATTGAAGCTAGTGAGGAGCTCTTCTATGATTATCGTTATGGGCCAGACCAAGCACCTGCATGGGCTCGTAAGCCGGAGGGCTCCAAGAGGGATGAATCATCAGTTTCTCAAGGCAGAGCAAAGAAATACCAATCTCATTAG
- the LOC126709883 gene encoding histone-lysine N-methyltransferase EZA1 isoform X2, with amino-acid sequence MAEDQSVVGRRRIYYDQHGGEALVCSDSEDDTQEPEEEKHEFCEGEDRILMMALKEHGQGEEVVNIVSQFIGGTTLEIQERFDTLKKYQEKHDQNSKDFGESDRAMCLDKSLNAALDSFDNLFCRRCMLFDCRLHGCSQPLIYPSEKQSCWSEHEEDRTPCSAQCYLLFRAIKDLPEGSAINALQRTESTTSELRVGTPVSSNAEETGARDGTKIIQDERCTSEKVMRVTAEAVCSSEAAALISDTSVTAIDNQSVGKRKVMKHTDTALHDSTLVSDDFQGSNKKQKKLSALDVVIATSEVTPALDHTSSEQSESQTTPNNSLKEPGEHNSIKFVTSGGASFDRSEDIVRDEPKDTRKAPQLEYSSDSIVRSAEGLGGSEWKPIEKELYLKGIDMFGRNSCLIARNLLSGLKTCIEVSKYMHDWGASMPHGSITAPSSFMEDNTKADMEYTDPDIPARSRLLRRRGKTRKLKYSWKSAGHPSIWKRIADGKNQSCKQYTPCGCQSMCGKQCSCLHNGTCCEKYCGCSKSCKNRFRGCHCAKSQCRSRQCPCFAAGRECDPDVCRNCWVSCGDGSLGEPAKRGDGQCGNMRLLLRQQQRILLAKSDVAGWGAFLKNAVNKNDYLGEYTGELISHREADKRGKIYDRANSSFLFDLNDQFVLDAYRKGDKLKFANHSSNPNCYAKVMLVAGDHRVGIFAKEHIEASEELFYDYRYGPDQAPAWARKPEGSKRDESSVSQGRAKKYQSH; translated from the exons ATGGCTGAAGACCAGTCAGTGGTTGGGAGAAGACGTATCTACTATGATCAACATGGTGGCGAAGCACTGGTTTGTAGTGACAGTGAGGATGACACTCAAGAACCTGAGGAAGAGAAGCATGAATTTTGTGAGGGTGAAGATCGTATTCTGAT GATGGCTTTGAAGGAGCATGGGCAAGGTGAGGAAGTAGTGAACATTGTGAGCCAGTTTATTGGAGGCACCACTTTGGAAATCCAG GAACGGTTTGACACACTCAAGAAGTATCAAGAGAAACATGACCAAAACTCCAAAGACTTTGGGGAATCTGATAGGGCCATGTGTTTGGACAAGAGCCTTAATGCTGCTTTAGATTCTTTTGATAACCTTTTCTGTCGTCGCTGTATG CTATTTGACTGCAGGCTGCATGGCTGTTCTCAACCTTTAATCTATCCT AGTGAAAAACAGTCATGCTGGTCTGAACATGAAGAAGACAGGACACCTTGCAGTGCTCAGTGTTACCTTCTG TTTAGAGCTATCAAAGACTTGCCAGAAGGTTCGGCTATTAATGCATTGCAGAGGACTGAAAGTACAACTTCAGAACTGAGGGTTGGGACTCCTGTGTCCTCTAATGCTGAAGAAACAGGTGCTCGTGATGGCACAAAAATTATTCAGGATGAAAGATGTACTTCTGAAAAAGTAATGCGTGTTACTGCTGAAGCTGTTTGTAGTTCAGAAGCTGCTGCTTTGATTTCAGATACGTCTGTCACAGCAATAGACAACCAGAGTGTGGGAAAGCGCAAGGTCATGAAGCATACAGACACCGCACTACATGACTCAACATTGGTTTCTGATGATTTCCAGGGTTCCAATAAGAAACAGAAGAAATTATCAGCTTTGGATGTAGTAATTGCAACTAGTGAAGTTACTCCAGCTCTGGATCACACTTCAAGCGAACAAAGTGAAAGTCAAACAACCCCCAATAACTCTCTAAAAGAACCTGGTGAACATAATTCAATCAAATTTGTTACTTCTGGTGGTGCTTCCTTTGATAGGTCAGAGGACATTGTCAGAGATGAACCAAAAGACACCAGAAAAGCTCCTCAACTAGAATATTCATCCGATTCCATTGTGAGAAGCGCTGAAGGATTAGGTGGCTCTGAGTGGAAACCTATTGAGAAAGAACTGTATTTAAAGGGTATAGATATGTTTGGGAGAAACAG TTGCCTCATAGCCAGAAACTTACTTTCTGGCTTAAAAACTTGCATAGAGGTATCCAAATATATGCATGATTGGGGAGCTTCAATGCCTCACGGATCCATCACTGCACCAAGTTCATTTATGGAAGACAACACGAAAGCTGATATGGAATATACT GACCCAGATATTCCAGCAAGGTCGCGGCTGCTTCGTAGAAGGGGCAAGACACGGAAGCTTAAATATTCTTGGAAATCTGCTGGCCACCCATCAATTTGGAAAAGAATTGCCGATGGAAAAAACCAATCTTGTAAGCAATATACCCCGTGTGGATGCCAGTCTATGTGTGGAAAGCAATGCTCTTGTCTACATAATGGAACTTgctgtgaaaaatattgtgg GTGCTCAAAGAGCTGCAAAAATCGGTTCAGGGGATGTCACTGTGCAAAGAGTCAGTGCAGAAGTCGGCAATGCCCATGCTTTGCTGCTGGACGCGAATGTGACCCAGATGTTTGCCGAAATTGCTGGGTTAG TTGTGGAGATGGTTCATTAGGTGAGCCAGCCAAGCGAGGAGATGGCCAATGTGGAAATATGAGGCTCCTTCTAAGGCAACAGCAAAGA ATACTCTTGGCAAAGTCTGATGTTGCTGGATGGGGTGCATTTTTGAAG AATGCTGTGAACAAAAATGATTATCTTGGAGAGTATACTGGTGAATTGATCTCCCATAGAGAAGCAGATAAGCGGGGGAAAATCTATGATCGTGCAAATTCATCATTTCTTTTCGACTTAAATGATCAA TTTGTCCTTGATGCTTACCGCAAAGGAGACAAGCTGAAATTTGCAAACCATTCATCAAACCCTAATTGCTATGCAAAG GTAATGTTGGTCGCGGGAGATCATCGAGTAGGCATTTTTGCGAAGGAGCATATTGAAGCTAGTGAGGAGCTCTTCTATGATTATCGTTATGGGCCAGACCAAGCACCTGCATGGGCTCGTAAGCCGGAGGGCTCCAAGAGGGATGAATCATCAGTTTCTCAAGGCAGAGCAAAGAAATACCAATCTCATTAG
- the LOC126709884 gene encoding protein trichome birefringence-like 6, whose amino-acid sequence MEKQRSFSFKPTRLLVFSFTISTSVIFFTFFTLWVIKATPSFRQEIHFQYNKSSLSLGLRPITVQSLSSLSGNFSVTGEKDSTLIDTHYSSLENASGFASTSVFSGLQREEDGPGVLVDGESKSDGVDGNLTTLQESIPETISEKIEVPSSQMSEEKSTVAISSDNDGVSIREKVGLKRVKDCDLTKGRWVYDESYPLYTNGSCPFIDEGFNCEGNGRLDKNYMKWRWQPHDCEIPRFNATKMLELIRGKRLVFVGDSINRNQWESMLCMLMGAIKDPKRVYETRRRRITKEKGDYSIKFMDYRCTVEYYATHFLVHEAKARLGHKRIQTLRIDSIDRGTSRWRGADILVFNTAHWWTHYKTKTGINYYQEGNQVHPRLDVSTAFRRALMTWASWVDRHINHRKTQVFFRSSAPSHFRGGEWNSGGHCMEATQPLNGTPSISYSEKNIIVEEVIKKMKTPVTFLNITNLSGYRIDGHPSIYGGKSGKRSSSNIQDCSHWCLPGVPDTWNEILYFLLRSNRY is encoded by the exons ATGGAAAAACAGAGAAGTTTCTCCTTTAAACCCACAAGACTATTGGTCTTTTCTTTCACTATCTCTACCTCTgtcatcttcttcaccttttTTACCCTTTGGGTCATCAAAGCCACCCCTTCATTTCGCCAAGAGATCCATTTCCAGTACAATAAATCCTCCCTCAGTTTGGGTCTCAGACCCATAACTGTTCAGTCTTTATCTTCTCTCAGTGGAAATTTTTCAGTAACTGGTGAGAAAGATTCAACTTTGATAGATACCCATTATAGTAGTCTTGAAAATGCCTCTGGGTTTGCTTCGACTTCGGTTTTTAGTGGGTTACAGAGAGAGGAAGATGGGCCTGGAGTTCTAGTAGATGGAGAAAGCAAAAGTGATGGTGTAGATGGTAATTTGACAACACTGCAAGAGAGTATACCTGAGACTATTTCTGAGAAAATTGAAGTTCCAAGTAGTCAGATGAGTGAAGAGAAGAGCACTGTTGCAATTTCATCTGATAACGATGGAGTTTCAATTAGAGAGAAGGTTGGACTGAAGAGAGTAAAAGATTGTGATTTGacaaaagggaggtgggtttATGATGAGAGCTATCCTTTGTACACAAATGGTTCATGTCCTTTCATAGATGAAGGTTTTAACTGTGAGGGTAATGGAAGATTGGACAAAAACTACATGAAGTGGAGATGGCAACCGCACGATTGTGAAATTCCAAG GTTCAATGCAACAAAAATGCTGGAATTGATAAGAGGGAAGAGGCTAGTTTTTGTGGGCGATTCGATCAATAGGAATCAATGGGAATCCATGCTGTGTATGCTAATGGGAGCTATTAAAGATCCAAAGAGGGTCTATGAGACCCGTCGGCGGAGAATTACCAAAGAGAAGGGAGATTATAGTATCAAATTTATG gATTATAGGTGTACGGTTGAATACTATGCGACACATTTTTTAGTTCATGAGGCCAAGGCTAGATTAGGCCATAAGAGGATACAGACCTTGAGAATTGATAGTATCGATCGTGGTACATCCAGATGGAGAGGAGCTGATATATTGGTTTTCAATACTGCACATTGGTGGACacattacaaaacaaaaacagg GATCAATTACTACCAGGAAGGGAATCAAGTTCATCCTAGGCTTGATGTTTCAACCGCTTTTAGGAGAGCTCTGATGACTTGGGCATCATGGGTTGATAGGCACATCAATCATCGAAAAACCCAAGTTTTTTTTCGAAGTTCGGCACCTTCGCATTTCAG GGGAGGTGAATGGAATTCAGGTGGGCATTGTATGGAAGCTACTCAACCTCTCAATGGAACTCCAAGCATCAGTTATTCAGAGAAGAATATTATTGTAGAGGAGGTCataaagaagatgaaaactCCTGTTACTTTCTTGAATATTACTAATTTGTCAGGATATAGGATAGATGGCCATCCATCTATATATGGAGGAAAATCAGGGAAGCGCTCCTCTTCAAACATTCAAGATTGCAGTCATTGGTGTCTTCCGGGTGTTCCTGATACATGGAATGagattttgtattttcttttgcGATCTAATCGATACTAA